One genomic segment of Hordeum vulgare subsp. vulgare chromosome 2H, MorexV3_pseudomolecules_assembly, whole genome shotgun sequence includes these proteins:
- the LOC123425303 gene encoding 3-oxoacyl-[acyl-carrier-protein] synthase II, chloroplastic-like has translation MAAAAPPLCAWLVAAGAHADCGADEHQHRRTQCLDAGSGAMFGLDRRPLGARRRGPARSGMAMSVALQPERITVEKKRPDVKQRRVVVTGMGVVTPLGHDPDVFYTNLLDGHSGISEIETFDCSKFPTRIAGEIKSFSTEGWVVPKLSKRMDKFMLYLITAGKKALENGGLTEEVRNELDKTRCGVLIGSAMGGMKVFNDAIEALRVSYRKMNPFCVPFATTNMGSAILAMDLGWMGPNYSISTACATSNFCILNAANHIRRGEADVMLCGGSDAPLIPIGLGGFVACRALSQRNSDPTKASRPWDMDRDGFVMGEGAGVLVLEELEHAKQRGATIYAEFLGGSFTCDAYHMTEPHPEGTGITLCIEKALADSGVAREEINYVNAHATSTQSGDLKEYEAIVRCFGQNPQLRVNSTKSMTGHLIGAAGGIEAVACVQAIRTGWVHPNLNLENPEKVVDVGVLVGSEKERCEVKVALSNSFGFGGHNSSILFAPFK, from the exons ATGGCGGCAGCGGCGCCACCGCTCTGCGCGTGGCTCGTCGCCGCGGGCGCGCACGCGGACTGCGGGGCGGACGAGCACCAGCATCGCCGGACGCAGTGCCTCGACGCCGGCTCCGGCGCGATGTTCGGCCTCGACCGCCGCCCCCTCGGGGCGCGGCGCCGTGGGCCCGCGCGCTCTG GAATGGCCATGTCTGTTGCCTTGCAGCCTGAAAGGATAACTGTCGAGAAGAAGAGACCTGATGTTAAACAAAGGAGAGTCGTTGTCACTGGCATGGGTGTAGTGACGCCACTGGGTCATGATCCTGATGTGTTTTACACCAACCTTCTTGACGGTCATAGTGGAATAAGCGAGATTGAAACGTTTGACTGCTCCAAGTTCCCCACG AGAATTGCAGGAGAGATAAAATCCTTCTCTACAGAAGGTTGGGTTGTACCCAAGCTATCTAAGCGAATGGACAAGTTCATGCTGTATTTGATAACTGCTGGTAAGAAAGCATTGGAAAATGGTGGACTCACCGAAGAAGTAAGGAACGAGTTGGATAAAACCAGATGTGGGGTTCTCATTGGCTCTGCGATGGGCGGCATGAAG GTATTTAATGATGCAATTGAAGCGTTAAGGGTTTCTTACAGGAAAATGAACCCGTTTTGTGTTCCCTTTGCTACTACTAATATGGGTTCTGCAATACTTGCAATGGATCTG GGCTGGATGGGACCAAATTACTCTATTTCCACTGCATGTGCCACCAGTAACTTTTGTATCCTCAACGCAGCAAACCATATCAGAAGAGGGGAAGCT GATGTCATGCTTTGTGGTGGTTCTGATGCGCCACTCATCCCAATTG GGTTGGGAGGTTTTGTTGCCTGCAGAGCTCTTTCACAGAGGAACAGTGACCCAACAAAAGCTTCCCGGCCCTGGGATATG GACCGTGATGGTTTTGTTATGGGAGAAGGGGCAGGTGTGCTAGTATTGGAAGAACTTGAGCATGCTAAG CAAAGAGGTGCAACAATATATGCTGAATTTCTTGGTGGAAGCTTCACATGCGATGCTTACCATATGACTGAGCCGCATCCTGAAG GAACGGGGATCACTCTCTGCATTGAGAAGGCACTGGCTGATTCAGGGGTAGCAAGGGAAGAAATCAACTATGTGAATGCGCATGCAACATCCACACAATCAGGCGATTTGAAGGAGTATGAAGCCATTGTTCGTTGCTTTGGCCAGAACCCTCAG CTGAGGGTGAACTCAACAAAATCAATGACTGGGCATCTTATAGGAGCAGCTGGTGGAATAGAAGCTGTTGCTTGTGTACAA GCTATAAGAACTGGTTGGGTCCATCCAAATCTGAATTTGGAGAACCCAGAAAAAGTAGTG GACGTGGGCGTGTTGGTGGGATCAGAGAAGGAGAGATGCGAAGTAAAGGTGGCGCTGTCAAACTCATTTGGATTTGGtgggcataactcatcaattctgTTTGCCCCCTTCAAGTAA